In the Malus domestica chromosome 16, GDT2T_hap1 genome, one interval contains:
- the LOC114822043 gene encoding cysteine-rich receptor-like protein kinase 43, translated as MTKSRNFFNNLMKTCGFGSRRDGRNEEDLEKIAQQEQKVFPFETLVAATRNFHSTHKLGQGGFGPVYKGRLEDGREIAVKKLSGSSNQGKREFLNEAKLLARVQHRNVVNLLGYCAHGVEKLLVYEYVSNESLDKLLFNSNGRKELDWKRRFDIICGIARGLLYLHEDSHNCIIHRDIKASNILLDDKWIPKIADFGMARLFPEDETHVNTRVAGTNGYMAPEYVMHGHLSAKADVFSFGVVVLELISGQRNSSFNGNVDAQNLLDWAYKLYKKERSMEFMDPTLASSAVPEQVAMCIQMGLLCIQGDPTIRPTMHRVVVILSKKPSQLEEPMRPGVPGSRYRRSRLPAGISSTAGTSGESNSRYSDSSFSATGTSSVAGTSSVAGTISAAAPEQDTRGKRPVER; from the exons ATGACCAAGTCCAGGAATTTCTTCAACAATCTTATGAAAACTTGTGGGTTCGGCTCCAGAAGAG ACGGACGGAACGAAGAGGACTTGGAGAAGATTGCTCAGCAGGAACAGAAGGTTTTTCCTTTCGAAACTTTGGTTGCTGCCACGAGGAATTTCCACTCCACTCATAAGCTCGGACAAGGCGGTTTCGGACCCGTTTATAAG GGGAGGTTGGAGGATGGGAGAGAAATTGCAGTGAAGAAGTTGTCAGGGAGTTCAAATCAAGGAAAGAGAGAGTTCTTGAACGAGGCCAAGTTGCTAGCTCGTGTGCAGCACCGTAATGTTGTGAATTTGTTGGGCTATTGTGCACACGGGGTAGAGAAACTACTCGTTTATGAGTATGTCTCAAATGAGAGCCTCGACAAGCTTCTCTTCA ATTCGAATGGAAGGAAGGAGCTTGACTGGAAGCGGAGGTTTGATATAATATGTGGCATTGCAAGGGGCTTGCTTTACCTTCATGAAGATTCGCATAATTGTATTATACATCGCGACATCAAGGCCAGCAATATTCTACTTGATGATAAATGGATCCCCAAGATTGCTGATTTTGGCATGGCCCGCCTCTTTCCCGAAGACGAAACGCACGTCAATACCCGCGTTGCTGGTACCAA TGGTTATATGGCTCCGGAGTATGTTATGCATGGGCATTTATCAGCGAAGGCGGACGTGTTTAGCTTCGGAGTTGTGGTTTTGGAGCTGATTAGTGGCCAAAGAAATTCATCGTTCAACGGAAATGTTGATGCGCAGAATCTGCTTGATTGG GCGTACAAGCTTTACAAGAAGGAGAGAAGCATGGAGTTTATGGACCCGACATTAGCATCATCAGCAGTCCCCGAGCAAGTAGCGATGTGTATTCAGATGGGATTGCTCTGCATACAAGGTGATCCCACAATCCGCCCCACAATGCATCGTGTGGTTGTGATCCTATCCAAGAAACCAAGCCAATTGGAAGAGCCAATGAGGCCGGGAGTACCTGGATCAAGATATAGAAGATCTCGCCTGCCAGCAGGGATTTCATCCACTGCCGGAACTTCTGGTGAATCAAATTCCCGTTATTCAGATTCGAGCTTTTCTGCAACCGGAACCAGTTCAGTAGCCGGAACCAGTTCAGTAGCCGGAACCATTTCAGCAGCAGCCCCAGAACAAGATACCCGTGGTAAACGTCCGGTGGAAAGAtag
- the LOC103451562 gene encoding uncharacterized protein isoform X2: protein MLASAAQPPLTVKQPHLLQSSLSISNTLIHMEVIAAKPTRPRNRRPRLFFPSTRFQCLNLKSRSSRQFLTRVSDSDGGGAADATPQQFKPSTDTKEIKSTSLGDGYVGLFIRMLGLDNDSLDREQAIVALWKYSLGGKKYVEAIMQFPGCINLIVNLLRSESSSACEAAAGLLRSISLVNLYRDVVAQSGAIEEITGLLNRPSLEPEVKEQAICTLWNLSVDEKFRGKIANGDVLPLLVKSVDDEDVKVKEAAGGVLANLSLSHFSHSIMVEAGVIPKLAKLLRTDVEGSKVIRKEARNALLELCKDEYYRILVVEEGLVPVPIIGSAAYKSFRPGLYSWPSLPDGMEIEQTYKTPSRFGASELLLGLHVDEKNANIEEAKMNAIVGRTQQQFLARIGAIELEDDKKQSELTTGKQLTLLPWTDGVARLVLILGLEDESAIARAAEAIADASINEHIRIAFREAGAVNLLVQLLDSKNNAIVLAAVRALERLSVSNVVCQLIEDEGVRDPLVNLLKQPQMSDILMEKALDILARISDPNKEMKSKFYDGRNGSKKGSDAARGPYGSAEITGDIANMSMSKTNTSKNVLDSGVIARLVETLKTPTPSLQTKATSILDFYAVIDPSMDTIISADIESGLDVVFQQKILEDTESEVYNQQPEKYALEVEEAGHAISAASRLFTKLLDSKKFCQKIDSAHFTKLLSDILKSNIPLHNKDWVAACLVKLGSLSGPRLDFEDPINMEVTLHETIPRLMEQLNTSFFLEEKEAAVVELNRIISEGVVDSTRAIASQGGIFPLVELIEQGSERAVEACLAILYNLSMDSENHSAIIAAGAVPVLKRIVLSQRPQWNRALHLLRTLPT from the exons ATGTTGGCCTCGGCAGCCCAACCGCCGTTAACGGTGAAGCAGCCTCATCTCCTCCAATCCTCACTCTCCATCTCAAACACCCTTATCCACATGGAAGTCATTGCAGCTAAACCCACCAGACCCAGAAACAGAAGGCCGAGACTCTTCTTCCCTTCAACCCGTTTCCAATGCCTCAACCTCAAATCACGATCTTCCCGCCAATTCCTCACAAGGGTCAGTGATAGCGACGGCGGCGGTGCGGCAGATGCCACCCCACAACAGTTTAAACCATCCACT GACACTAAAGAGATAAAGAGTACTTCTCTGGGTGATGGGTATGTCGGTTTGTTTATTCGGATGCTCGGGCTGGATAATGATTCCCTTGATAGAGAGCAGGCAATAGTGGCACTCTGGAAATACTCACTTGGAGGAAAGAAGTATGTCGAAGCCATTATGCAGTTTCCTGGCTGCATAAACCTCATTGTAAACTTGCTGAGGTCAGAGTCTAGTTCTGCGTGTGAAGCTGCTGCCGGCCTTTTAAGGTCGATATCCCTTGTTAATTTGTATAGAGATGTGGTAGCACAGAGTGGAGCAATTGAAGAGATAACCGGGTTGCTAAATCGACCGTCTTTGGAACCTGAG GTGAAGGAACAAGCTATATGTACTTTGTGGAACTTGTCTGTGGATGAGAAGTTCAGAGGGAAAATTGCAAACGGTGATGTCTTGCCGTTACTTGTTAAGTCCGTGGATGATGAGGACGTAAAGGTGAAGGAAGCAGCCGGAGGGGTGTTGGCAAATTTATCATTAAGTCACTTTAGTCACAGCATTATGGTTGAAGCAGGTGTTATACCAAAATTG GCAAAGCTCTTAAGAACTGACGTTGAAGGATCAAAAGTAATTAGAAAGGAGGCAAGAAATGCTTTGTTAGAACTATGTAAGGATGAGTACTATAGAATTCTTGTTGTGGAGGAAGGTCTGGTTCCCGTCCCCATCATTGGTTCAGCTGCTTATAAGTCCTTCAGGCCGGGTTTGTATTCATGGCCTAGTTTACCAGATGGTATGGAGATTGAACAGACTTATAAAACTCCCTCCAGGTTTGGTGCTTCTGAATTACTCCTTGGGTTACATGTTGATGAAAAAAACGCAAATATAGAGGAAGCCAAGATGAATGCGATTGTTGGACGGACACAGCAACAGTTTCTTGCTCGTATTGGGGCCATTGAACTGGAAGATGATAAAAAACAGTCTGAATTAACCACCGGTAAACAACTCACACTTTTGCCGTGGACAGATGGTGTGGCTAGATTGGTTTTGATTCTTGGACTTGAAGACGAGTCTGCAATAGCAAGGGCTGCGGAGGCAATTGCTGATGCATCTATCAATGAACATATACGGATAGCATTCAGAGAAGCTGGGGCAGTTAACCTTTTAGTACAGCTTCTAGACAGTAAGAATAATGCCATCGTACTGGCGGCAGTTCGAGCACTAGAGAGGTTGTCTGTCAG TAATGTTGTTTGCCAgttaattgaagatgaaggtgTTAGGGATCCTTTGGTTAATCTTTTAAAGCAGCCACAGATGTCTGACATCTTGATGGAAAAG GCGTTGGATATTCTTGCCCGGATCTCAGATCCTAATAAAGAAATGAAGTCAAAG TTTTATGATGGACGAAATGGATCAAAAAAGGGATCGGATGCAGCTAGGGGTCCTTATGGTTCCGCGGAAATAACTGGAGATATAGCTAATATGTCCATGTCAAAAACTAATACCAG CAAAAATGTGCTTGACTCTGGGGTTATTGCTCGCCTTGTTGAGACATTAAAGACCCCAACCCCGAGTTTGCAAACAAAAGCTACTTCTATCCTTGATTTCTACGCAGTTATTGACCCAAGCATGGACACCATCATTTCAGCGGATATTGAATCTGGTTTAGATGTTGTTTTCCAGCAAAAGATTCTTGAAG ACACGGAATCAGAAGTATATAATCAACAGCCAGAAAAATACGCCCTTGAAGTTGAAGAAGCTGGTCATGCTATATCAGCAGCATCCCGGTTATTTACAAAACTGCTCGACTCTAAGAAGTTCTGCCAAAAAATAGATTCCGCGCATTTCACCAAATTGCTCAGTGATATCCTGAAGTCTAATATCCCCCTTCACAACAAAGATTGGGTTGCTGCTTGTTTGGTGAAACTTGGTTCTCTTTCTGGTCCCAGACTAGATTTCGAGGACCCAATCAACATGGAAGTAACTCTCCACGAGACCATTCCGAGACTCATGGAGCAGTTAAATACCTCATTCTTTCTAGAAGAAAAGGAAGCTGCAGTTGTGGAACTCAACAGAATAATCTCTGAAGGGGTGGTTGATTCCACTCGAGCCATTGCTTCCCAAGGAGGTATATTTCCTTTGGTCGAACTGATTGAACAAGGGAGTGAGAGGGCCGTTGAAGCATGCTTGGCGATACTTTATAATCTGAGCATGGACAGTGAGAACCATTCGGCAATTATAGCTGCTGGAGCAGTTCCCGTTTTGAAGAGAATTGTCCTATCACAAAGACCACAGTGGAATCGGGCACTTCATTTGCTGAGGACTCTACCTACATAA
- the LOC103451560 gene encoding putative clathrin assembly protein At2g01600 → MGTLQTWRKAYGALKDSTKVGLAHVNSDYADLDVAIVKATNHVECPPKERHLRKILIATSSIRPRADVAYCIHALSRRLSKTHNWTVALKTLIVIHRTLREGDPTFREELLSFSQRGRILQLSNFKDDSSPIAWDCSAWVRTYALFLEERLECFKVLRYDIEAERLPRPAQGQEKGYSRTRELDSEELLEQLPALQQLLYRLIGCRPEGTASINYVIQYALALVLKESFKIYCSINDGIINLVDKFFEMPRHEAVTALDVYKRAGQQAAGLSDFYDVCKGLELARNFQFPVLREPPQSFLVTMEEYIREAPRAVTVPNETLLLTYRPEEPSEDRKLSGDESEPPALDIVPVSNVETEAPLSPPPPPPPPQSSMATGDLLGLDYSAADVSAIEDRNALALAIITSEADAAPTFNSSAAQTNGFDPTGWELALVTTPSTDISAPNERQLAGGLDSLTLNSLYDEGAYRASQQPVYGSPAPNPFEVQDPFAFSNNVAPHPGVQMAAMSQQQSNPFGHFQPTYQQPQPNVMMGATNPFGDTTGFGAFPANSAPHPQTSNPFGSTGLL, encoded by the exons ATGGGGACGCTTCAGACGTGGAGGAAAGCCTACGGCGCTCTCAAAGACTCCACCAAAGTCGGCCTTGCCCACGTCAACAGCGATTACGCG GATTTGGATGTTGCGATAGTGAAAGCCACCAACCACGTCGAGTGCCCGCCCAAAGAGAGACACCTCAGAA AGATTCTGATTGCCACATCGTCGATTCGGCCACGGGCGGATGTTGCTTATTGCATTCATGCTCTTTCGAGAAGATTAAGCAAGACCCATAATTGGACG GTAGCTTTGAAAACATTGATAGTTATCCATAGGACCTTGAGGGAAGGCGATCCTACTTTTAGAGAAGAACTTCTAAGTTTCTCTCAGAGAGGACGAATTCTCCAGCTTTCTAATTTCAAAGACGATTCCAGCCCCATTG CTTGGGATTGCTCTGCATGGGTGCGTACTTATGCATTGTTTTTGGAGGAACGACTCGAATGCTTTAAGGTtctgaggtatgacattgaagcTGAACGTCTTCCAAGGCCTGCCCAGGGGCAGGAGAAG GGATATAGTAGAACCCGAGAACTGGATAGTGAAGAGCTGTTGGAGCAGTTGCCTGCCTTACAGCAGCTTCTGTATCGTCTTATTGGTTGCCGG CCAGAAGGAACAGCTTCCATCAATTATGTTATACAGTATGCTCTGGCCCTG GTATTGAAAGAGAGCTTTAAAATTTATTGTTCCATTAATGATGGGATCATAAATCTTGTCGATAAG TTTTTTGAGATGCCAAGACATGAAGCTGTTACAGCCCTCGATGTTTATAAACGAGCTGGTCAGCAG GCTGCAGGTCTCTCAGATTTTTATGACGTTTGCAAAGGATTGGAACTTGCTAGGAACTTCCAGTTTCCAGTCTTGAGAGAG CCTCCGCAATCCTTCCTCGTAACAATGGAAGAGTATATAAGAGAGGCACCGCGGGCTGTGACTGTTCCAAATGAAACATTG CTTTTGACATATAGACCAGAAGAACCTTCGGAAGACAGAAAATTGTCTGGTGATGAATCCGAGCCACCAGCTTTAGACATTGTGCCTGTGTCTAATGTTGAGACAGAAGCTCCTCTGTCGccaccacctccacctccacctcctcaAAGTAGCATGGCCACTGGAGATTTACTG GGATTGGATTATAGTGCAGCTGATGTATCCGCGATTGAGGACAGAAATGCTTTAGCTCTAGCTATAATTACATCTGAAGCTG ATGCAGCTCCAACATTCAATTCTAGTGCAGCCCAAACAAATGGTTTTGATCCTACTGGATGGGAACTTGCCTTGGTCACCACTCCAAGTACCGACATTTCAGCACCGAATGAGAGACAATTG GCTGGTGGGTTAGACTCACTTACTCTGAACAGCTTGTACGATGAAGGAGCATATAGGGCATCTCAGCAACCTGTTTATGGATCTCCAGCTCCAAATCCGTTTGAGGTCCAAGACCCATTTGCTTTTTCAAACAATGTTGCTCCCCATCCCGGAGTTCAAATGGCGGCAATGTCTCAACAGCAGTCCAACCCCTTTGGTCATTTCCAACCAACCTACCAGCAGCCACAGCCGAATGTGATGATGGGCGCAACAAATCCTTTTGGTGATACTACTGGGTTTGGGGCATTTCCTGCAAACTCTGCTCCTCACCCGCAAACTAGCAATCCATTTGGAAGCACTGGCCTTCTGTGA
- the LOC103425502 gene encoding myosin-binding protein 2 translates to MAANKCATMLHRNTNKITLVLIYALLEWILIILLLLNSLFSYLIVKFSDYFGLKRPCLWCTRLDHIFGPRNTNNSYRDLVCESHANEISQLGYCSNHQKLAESQDMCEDCSSKPDCEEWSKKFAFFPWMKQIGMIRDGNEKVTENGEDRLNCSCCGLSLNKFYPSCIVIKPSWEVLDYAQKQNLSLETGDDHHTEEGDRSDRSGSDFEIGNEEGVEEQKGENRGFEAEDRSAACSVCDYGCKEKEIAANGDEEVERVIEEEQEPTKYIVSPKIRPQDLEFYIDQDDSGLVLVDLIDSPTTIGNQSKQKYNKVEEDQGNSSGCEDVILDFDIGFERQEAKPVVESWRGPEKTEALLSFDESKEESRVSGIDSKGPGETESAKEENEQVGAIANGEIVSDVHQEFEDDVLSGDDEIDAEVSIGTEIPDQEPTDEVQSAQGLLHSDLSHNDETDAEVSIGTEIPDQEENDEVQSAQELLYSYACEQEDPSTSSANLHDCDHHGSEQAEEELLEFKTLSVETSENEKDNHFSLEVDNGLDTPTSIDSLHQFRKGMLLFERRELVTDDSLDGSVMSDTEGGDGVVTVEKLKTALRAERKALNELYAELEEERSASAVAASQTMAMINRLQEEKAAMQMEALQYQRMMEEQSEYDQEAMQLLNELMVKREKEKQELEKELEICRKKLQDYEVKEKMMILRRMKDGSTKSRTSSGACSNGEDSDGLSTDLNNESKEEDCLYGHEESSNQNTPVDAVLYLEESLASFEEEKLSILDQLKELEEKLLTLNNEEEEEYDGDIKPSEHLFLENGNGYHESSDVSSEINGNGIANGHSKEMNGNFPHQDRKIVKGLKAKRLLPLFDAIETKTEDGELNGNTEGYDSFTSQDSESKKLAIEEEVDHVYERLQALEADREFLKHCISSLRKGDKGLLLLQEILEHLRDLRSVELRLRTMGDSDL, encoded by the exons ATGGCTGCCAACAAGTGCGCAACCATGCTGCACAGAAACACCAACAAGATCACTCTCGTTCTAATCTATGCACTCCTCGAATGGATTCTGATCATCCTCCTCCTTCTCAATTCCCTATTTTCTTATCTGATCGTAAAGTTTTCCGATTACTTTGGCCTCAAAAGACCCTGCCTTTGGTGTACTAGGCTCGATCATATCTTCGGGCCCAGAAACACCAACAATTCTTACAGAGATCTTGTCTGCGAATCTCATGCCAACGAAATATCCCAATTGGGTTACTGCTCAAATCACCAGAAACTAGCAGAATCGCAAGATATGTGCGAGGACTGCTCGTCGAAGCCGGATTGCGAAGAATGGTCAAAGAAGTTTGCTTTTTTTCCATGGATGAAGCAAATTGGGATGATTCGAGACGGCAACGAGAAAGTCACTGAAAATGGAGAGGACAGGTTGAACTGTTCTTGCTGCGGATTGAGCTTGAACAAGTTTTACCCTTCTTGTATTGTGATTAAACCCTCTTGGGAGGTTTTGGATTATGCCCAGAAACAGAATTTGAGTTTGGAAACAGGGGATGATCATCATACGGAAGAAGGTGATCGGTCGGATCGAAGCGGATCGGATTTCGAGATCGGAAACGAAGAGGGAGTTGAAGAACAGAAGGGAGAAAATAGGGGTTTTGAAGCAGAGGATCGTTCTGCTGCTTGTTCTGTATGTGACTATGGCTGCAAGGAGAAGGAGATTGCAGCCaatggagatgaagaagtggAAAGAGTcatagaagaagaacaagagcCCACGAAATATATTGTATCTCCGAAAATTCGACCTCAGGATTTGGAGTTCTACATTGATCAGGACGATAGTGGGTTGGTTCTGGTTGATTTGATTGATTCTCCAACCACCATTGGAAACCAGAGTAAACAGAAGTACAATAAGGTGGAAGAAGACCAAGGAAATAGTAGTGGTTGTGAAGATGTTATACTGGATTTCGACATTGGTTTCGAGAGGCAAGAAGCGAAACCGGTTGTGGAGAGTTGGCGCGGTCCAGAAAAGACTGAGGCATTGCTTTCGTTCGATGAGAGTAAGGAGGAAAGTAGGGTTTCGGGTATTGATTCGAAGGGTCCGGGCGAAACTGAGAGCGCAAAGGAGGAAAATGAACAAGTTGGAGCTATAGCAAATGGTGAAATTGTTTCAGATGTTCATCAAG AATTTGAGGACGATGTCCTTTCGGGCGACGACGAGATTGATGCAGAGGTCTCAATTGGGACAGAGATTCCTGATCAGGAACCGACTGACGAAGTTCAATCAGCTCAAGGACTTCTGCATTCGGATCTTTCGCACAACGATGAGACTGATGCAGAGGTATCAATAGGGACAGAGATTCCTGATCAGGAAGAGAATGACGAAGTTCAATCAGCTCAAGAACTTTTGTATTCGTATGCGTGTGAGCAGGAAGACCCTTCTACAAGTTCTGCCAATCTACATGATTGCGATCATCATG GTTCTGAGCAAGCAGAGGAAGAATTACTTGAATTCAAAACCTTGTCGGTTGAAACGAGTGAGAACGAAAAAGATAATCATTTCTCACTTGAGGTAGATAATGGTCTTGACACACCTACTTCAATAGACAGTCTCCATCAGTTTCGTAAGGGAATGCTACTATTCGAGAGACGAGAACTGGTAACAGATGACTCATTGGATGGAAGTGTCATGAGTGACACTGAAGGCGGTGATGGAGTCGTGACAGTTGAGAAATTGAAGACAGCGCTGAGAGCTGAACGGAAGGCTTTGAACGAATTATATGCAGAACTCGAGGAAGAGAGGAGCGCTTCTGCGGTGGCAGCCAGCCAGACAATGGCGATGATAAATAGGCTACAAGAAGAAAAAGCAGCAATGCAGATGGAAGCTTTGCAGTACCAGAGAATGATGGAAGAGCAGTCTGAGTACGACCAGGAAGCGATGCAACTCTTGAATGAGCTTATGGTGAAGCGGGAAAAGGAAAAGCAAGAGCTCGAAAAGGAGCTGGAAATATGTCGAAAGAAACTGCAGGATTATGAGGTCAAAGAGAAAATGATGATTTTGAGGAGAATGAAAGATGGAAGCACGAAGAGTAGGACTTCATCCGGTGCTTGTAGCAATGGTGAGGATAGCGATGGACTCTCTACTGATTTGAATAACGAATCGAAGGAAGAAGATTGCTTATATGGCCATGAGGAAAGTAGCAACCAAAACACCCCGGTGGATGCAGTGCTGTATCTAGAGGAATCTTTGGCTAGCTTTGAGGAAGAGAAGTTGTCCATTCTAGACCAGCTCAAGGAGTTGGAAGAGAAGCTTTTGACCTTGAACaacgaagaggaagaagaatatGACGGGGATATAAAACCAAGTGAGCATTTATTTTTGGAGAATGGAAATGGTTACCATGAAAGTTCGGATGTTAGTAGTGAAATAAATGGCAATGGCATTGCAAATGGCCATTCCAAAGAAATGAATGGAAATTTCCCGCATCAAGATAGAAAAATTGTCAAGGGCTTGAAGGCAAAGAGGCTTCTTCCGTTATTTGATGCCATCGAAACAAAAACAGAAGACGGGGAATTGAATGGAAACACAGAAGGGTATGATTCTTTTACGTCGCAAGACTCTGAGAGCAAGAAACTTGCTATTGAAGAGGAGGTTGATCATGTGTACGAGAGACTACAAGCACTTGAAGCAGATAGGGAGTTTCTAAAGCACTGCATTTCCTCCTTGAGGAAAGGAGATAAGGGATTACTTCTCCTCCAAGAAATTTTGGAACATCTTCGCGACCTGCGAAGTGTAGAACTCCGTCTGAGGACCATGGGGGACAGCGATCTATAA
- the LOC103451562 gene encoding uncharacterized protein isoform X1: MLASAAQPPLTVKQPHLLQSSLSISNTLIHMEVIAAKPTRPRNRRPRLFFPSTRFQCLNLKSRSSRQFLTRVSDSDGGGAADATPQQFKPSTDTKEIKSTSLGDGYVGLFIRMLGLDNDSLDREQAIVALWKYSLGGKKYVEAIMQFPGCINLIVNLLRSESSSACEAAAGLLRSISLVNLYRDVVAQSGAIEEITGLLNRPSLEPEVKEQAICTLWNLSVDEKFRGKIANGDVLPLLVKSVDDEDVKVKEAAGGVLANLSLSHFSHSIMVEAGVIPKLAKLLRTDVEGSKVIRKEARNALLELCKDEYYRILVVEEGLVPVPIIGSAAYKSFRPGLYSWPSLPDGMEIEQTYKTPSRFGASELLLGLHVDEKNANIEEAKMNAIVGRTQQQFLARIGAIELEDDKKQSELTTGKQLTLLPWTDGVARLVLILGLEDESAIARAAEAIADASINEHIRIAFREAGAVNLLVQLLDSKNNAIVLAAVRALERLSVSNVVCQLIEDEGVRDPLVNLLKQPQMSDILMEKALDILARISDPNKEMKSKFYDGRNGSKKGSDAARGPYGSAEITGDIANMSMSKTNTSKNVLDSGVIARLVETLKTPTPSLQTKATSILDFYAVIDPSMDTIISADIESGLDVVFQQKILEADTESEVYNQQPEKYALEVEEAGHAISAASRLFTKLLDSKKFCQKIDSAHFTKLLSDILKSNIPLHNKDWVAACLVKLGSLSGPRLDFEDPINMEVTLHETIPRLMEQLNTSFFLEEKEAAVVELNRIISEGVVDSTRAIASQGGIFPLVELIEQGSERAVEACLAILYNLSMDSENHSAIIAAGAVPVLKRIVLSQRPQWNRALHLLRTLPT; the protein is encoded by the exons ATGTTGGCCTCGGCAGCCCAACCGCCGTTAACGGTGAAGCAGCCTCATCTCCTCCAATCCTCACTCTCCATCTCAAACACCCTTATCCACATGGAAGTCATTGCAGCTAAACCCACCAGACCCAGAAACAGAAGGCCGAGACTCTTCTTCCCTTCAACCCGTTTCCAATGCCTCAACCTCAAATCACGATCTTCCCGCCAATTCCTCACAAGGGTCAGTGATAGCGACGGCGGCGGTGCGGCAGATGCCACCCCACAACAGTTTAAACCATCCACT GACACTAAAGAGATAAAGAGTACTTCTCTGGGTGATGGGTATGTCGGTTTGTTTATTCGGATGCTCGGGCTGGATAATGATTCCCTTGATAGAGAGCAGGCAATAGTGGCACTCTGGAAATACTCACTTGGAGGAAAGAAGTATGTCGAAGCCATTATGCAGTTTCCTGGCTGCATAAACCTCATTGTAAACTTGCTGAGGTCAGAGTCTAGTTCTGCGTGTGAAGCTGCTGCCGGCCTTTTAAGGTCGATATCCCTTGTTAATTTGTATAGAGATGTGGTAGCACAGAGTGGAGCAATTGAAGAGATAACCGGGTTGCTAAATCGACCGTCTTTGGAACCTGAG GTGAAGGAACAAGCTATATGTACTTTGTGGAACTTGTCTGTGGATGAGAAGTTCAGAGGGAAAATTGCAAACGGTGATGTCTTGCCGTTACTTGTTAAGTCCGTGGATGATGAGGACGTAAAGGTGAAGGAAGCAGCCGGAGGGGTGTTGGCAAATTTATCATTAAGTCACTTTAGTCACAGCATTATGGTTGAAGCAGGTGTTATACCAAAATTG GCAAAGCTCTTAAGAACTGACGTTGAAGGATCAAAAGTAATTAGAAAGGAGGCAAGAAATGCTTTGTTAGAACTATGTAAGGATGAGTACTATAGAATTCTTGTTGTGGAGGAAGGTCTGGTTCCCGTCCCCATCATTGGTTCAGCTGCTTATAAGTCCTTCAGGCCGGGTTTGTATTCATGGCCTAGTTTACCAGATGGTATGGAGATTGAACAGACTTATAAAACTCCCTCCAGGTTTGGTGCTTCTGAATTACTCCTTGGGTTACATGTTGATGAAAAAAACGCAAATATAGAGGAAGCCAAGATGAATGCGATTGTTGGACGGACACAGCAACAGTTTCTTGCTCGTATTGGGGCCATTGAACTGGAAGATGATAAAAAACAGTCTGAATTAACCACCGGTAAACAACTCACACTTTTGCCGTGGACAGATGGTGTGGCTAGATTGGTTTTGATTCTTGGACTTGAAGACGAGTCTGCAATAGCAAGGGCTGCGGAGGCAATTGCTGATGCATCTATCAATGAACATATACGGATAGCATTCAGAGAAGCTGGGGCAGTTAACCTTTTAGTACAGCTTCTAGACAGTAAGAATAATGCCATCGTACTGGCGGCAGTTCGAGCACTAGAGAGGTTGTCTGTCAG TAATGTTGTTTGCCAgttaattgaagatgaaggtgTTAGGGATCCTTTGGTTAATCTTTTAAAGCAGCCACAGATGTCTGACATCTTGATGGAAAAG GCGTTGGATATTCTTGCCCGGATCTCAGATCCTAATAAAGAAATGAAGTCAAAG TTTTATGATGGACGAAATGGATCAAAAAAGGGATCGGATGCAGCTAGGGGTCCTTATGGTTCCGCGGAAATAACTGGAGATATAGCTAATATGTCCATGTCAAAAACTAATACCAG CAAAAATGTGCTTGACTCTGGGGTTATTGCTCGCCTTGTTGAGACATTAAAGACCCCAACCCCGAGTTTGCAAACAAAAGCTACTTCTATCCTTGATTTCTACGCAGTTATTGACCCAAGCATGGACACCATCATTTCAGCGGATATTGAATCTGGTTTAGATGTTGTTTTCCAGCAAAAGATTCTTGAAG CAGACACGGAATCAGAAGTATATAATCAACAGCCAGAAAAATACGCCCTTGAAGTTGAAGAAGCTGGTCATGCTATATCAGCAGCATCCCGGTTATTTACAAAACTGCTCGACTCTAAGAAGTTCTGCCAAAAAATAGATTCCGCGCATTTCACCAAATTGCTCAGTGATATCCTGAAGTCTAATATCCCCCTTCACAACAAAGATTGGGTTGCTGCTTGTTTGGTGAAACTTGGTTCTCTTTCTGGTCCCAGACTAGATTTCGAGGACCCAATCAACATGGAAGTAACTCTCCACGAGACCATTCCGAGACTCATGGAGCAGTTAAATACCTCATTCTTTCTAGAAGAAAAGGAAGCTGCAGTTGTGGAACTCAACAGAATAATCTCTGAAGGGGTGGTTGATTCCACTCGAGCCATTGCTTCCCAAGGAGGTATATTTCCTTTGGTCGAACTGATTGAACAAGGGAGTGAGAGGGCCGTTGAAGCATGCTTGGCGATACTTTATAATCTGAGCATGGACAGTGAGAACCATTCGGCAATTATAGCTGCTGGAGCAGTTCCCGTTTTGAAGAGAATTGTCCTATCACAAAGACCACAGTGGAATCGGGCACTTCATTTGCTGAGGACTCTACCTACATAA